Genomic DNA from Peribacillus simplex NBRC 15720 = DSM 1321:
GTTTTCGACAGGATTATAGGATTCATGCCAAAATTTTATGTAATTGGGACAATTTTAATTTTTTTTTATACGCTAGTTGCGATGGCACATTTAGGTATCCAAACTTTGAAAAAGCCAGAGGAAACCGTTGTACCTGCCACCCCTATTTCTCAGGGCTTTGAACATACATTGATAACGTTAATCATCGAACCGATCGTAACGTCTGAATTTTATCAAATCATCTTTAACACGTTATTTCTTTACCTTGTTTGGATACTGCTTTTCCTATTAGCACCGATTGCTTTTTATCGTTTAAAACACTTTAAATTTTTTAATATCGAAATTGAAATTGAAAAACAAGATGCAGCCGTTTATGAAGTATTCAGCATGAGCAGTTCGAAAATGAAATTTGCTGCGTATCTGACATCCGAGGAGTATCAATTGGAGATATCAGAGGAAATTGCCAACAGCAAAGACTTTAAAACACCCTTAATCTATACATTGGACTGTGCCGTGGACTTTTATTCCAATCAATTAGGACTTTCCTTTACCTATGATATCTATACCCTGAACCAGTTCAAGAAAGCGAAGCTGCCTAAATCCATCAAAGCGATGCTTGATAAGTCCATTCAAACTGGCGATCCTTGCATCACCAATAAAAGCAACAGTGATAGTGAATATTACAAGAACTTCCTCCTGCATTATTTTGAAAACATGGATGGGAAATTTGTCACCGTCCTGAATAGCTATCAAACTGAATTTGATACGTTCGATAAATCACTAATCAAGATCCTGCAAAATGTCATATACGATTACTATCTACAGTATAACTATATTTATGAAGTAAGCGAGAAGATGGAGAAGAATGAAGCGATTTCCCAAAGTAAATAAAAAAACCACCCTACAAGTGGTTATTTTTTTTGGAAAGATGATTGTTAATTATATTTTGGACAATTACATTATTACCAATGAGCTCAGACGATTTCTTTACGTTTTGTTCCCGAAAATCCATGTTCTTTATTTTCTTAGACTTTTTCCCATTTTTAAAATTATTGAAGGCATTTAAAAAGGCTATCTGAATCACTCCCCTTATAGATTAGTATATTCATATTTTGGCTAAAATTTCATGAAAAACCTCAATTTATAGAAAATATTTTGCGGGTTTTTAGGGATGAAAATTACCTAAACAAAGCAATTATAGACACTCTAGAAGAATTGATTTTAATTTAGAACGGGGGATTTATAAACTCTAATTATTGATTACTAGGCTTTTTTATAAGAAATAAAGAAATTTCCCCAAAATTATTGTATAGTTAATGTAGGGATTCGAACAAACATTCGTTTCTTGCGAACAGTGACTACTTCTTAGAGGGACAGGAGAGAGACAGTGAACGGTACAGCACACATGGCTTTAGGGGCAACAGTTGGATTCTTGACGGCAAACACACTTCAAACAGATCCAACCACCACTTTATTCTTGGTTGGCATTGGGGGAGTTTCAGGCCTAATGCCCGATATGGATATTGATGGGAAGTTAAGTAATAGGATTACTTTTTCACATAAGTTTATCCGAACGATAGCACAAACTATAGGGATATTAATGATCATTTATAGTCTTTTGGAAGGCTCTGGTACGGAAAAGTGGATCGGTGTAGGGGCAGGAATCGGTATCATCATTATTTCATCATTCATTACACAAAGGCATATGCTGACCTTGACTGGATTAGCGGTTTTAGGCGGCGGTTTATCTTTGCAGGAAAGCTGGTTGTGGCTGTTAGGCGTTTATATTATCCTGGCATCCTTTACAGCACATAGAAGTTATACCCATTCGATTGCAGGTATCGCTTTCTTTGGCATCATTGCCTTTCAATTCGAAGCCTTTATGGGGATTGACGGGATTTTCACTACTTGTTTATTAGGATACATAAGCCATTTAATCGCTGACATGAAATTTTTACCTTTTAATAAGCGAGGGGTAAAGTTATTTTTGCCATTTTTCTCAAAAGAATTTTAACAGTGGGTACCAGTACCACTGTTATTTTTATTGTAATGATGCTTTGCTAGTTTTGAAAATGATACTTAAAAGTAAATTGAATTAAAGTTGATTATTCATGCCAAAATTCGACTTTTTTTTAGTTTTTATATGGTCATTCTTCCTAAATCTACTAAATGTAACATATTTGTAAAGATCCTGTGATGCGAGTGATATACCTTTTCTAGTATATTAGGTTTAGCAAATCACATCAGGGGGTAAAAAATTTGTTTAAGAAAATTGTCGTCGGATTGTCATTGGCTATCATGCTTGCTTTGGTATCTTTTGCAGGGGACCAAGCGGAAGCAGCTTCATATCATACAAAAGCGATTAAAGTAGCCAAAAGTGAATTAGGTACAAAATATAAAATGGGTGGCATTTCTTCATCAGGTTTTGATTGCTCAGGCTTAGTGAAATATTCATATCAAAAAGCTGGCAAGAATCTACCAAGGACAGCTGCTGATATATACAAAAAAGGAACAAAGGTTAAGACCTTACAAAAAGGTGACTTAATGTTTTTTGCACCAAATAAAGCTAAAAAACCCACACATGTGGCAATATACATAGGTGACAATCAATTCATTCACTCTTCCTCATCAAAGGGAGTGTCATACGCTAAAACCAATAATAGTTATTGGAAGCCAAAGTTTATTGGAGCAAAACGCATTTAATAGAAGGAAAGCATTTTTATAGTAACGAGTATGAGACTTCATGAAGTCTCTTTTTTTTTTAAAAAAATAAGGGTCGATGAGACACGGTCAACATTAACCATATTTGTTGGCTCTAAGACACCTTGATGCAATTAAGTAGAGGAGTGTATGTTATGATTCGTCCTCAAAGGGGTAATCAATAAAAGAGGACATACATAGAATCTTTTTATTTGACTGGAAATGGATAGTTTAATATGCTTAGCAAACCAATCCGGATGTTTCTATGAATTTACCTATCCTTATTGGTATTAGAAAATTCATAATTTCTTTATGGAAAAAATTCCAGTTCAAAATCATTGAAAGTCAAAGAAGGTCAATGTATAATAAAGTCAGAAAGTCAAAGAAGGTCAAAGTTTTATTGTGAATGTAATAATTTTAAAGGAGGAGTACTACATGCTTTGTGAAAAATGCCATGTAAACCACGCTAATATTAATGTTCACCTAAATATGAATGGTCAGGAGCATGATGTGAAACTGTGCTCCACTTGTTATAAAGAAGAGCGAAACAAACTTGGAGCAGCAATGGGGGGGATGAATACTGGGAAATTCCAATATAATGGATCCCCAAATTCATTCAATCCATTTAATTATAATGAAGTGCCTCAACCGGATTCTGTTCAAGACGAAGACGAAGGATTGCTTGAGGAGTATGGACACAATCTGACCGATGCCGCGAAAGCAGGACTTATTGATCCAGTAATCGGCAGGAATGAAGAAATAAAACGAGTCATAGAAGTTCTAAATAGACGTAATAAAAATAATCCTGTTTTAATTGGTGAACCTGGGGTAGGTAAAACAGCCATTGCTGAAGGGTTGGCTCTGGCCATCGTTGAAGGTTCAGTACCTGTTAAGTTACGAAATAAATTAGTGTATATGCTTGATATCGCGTCACTTGTTACGAACACTGGAATTCGGGGTCAATTCGAAGAACGGATGAAGCAGTTGATCGGTGAATTACAGGAAAGAAAAAATGTCATTTTATTCATCGATGAAATTCACCAAATTGTCGGGGCTGGTTCAGCAGAAGGATCAATGGATGCTGGAAATATCTTAAAACCAGCGCTTGCACGCGGCGAACTTCAGCTTGTCGGAGCAACCACTTTATCCGAATATAGGAAAATTGAAAAAGATGGTGCCCTTGAAAGACGCTTCCAGCCTGTACACGTTAATGAGCCGACAACGGCTGAGGCATTGGTCATCTTACGTGGTTTAAAAGATAGTTATGAATCTTATCATGGTGTAACATATAGTGAGGAAGCACTAAAAGCTGCAGTAGAACTTTCAAACCGCTACATTCAAGATCGTTTTCTCCCTGACAAGGCGATTGACCTGATGGATGAGGCGGGTTCTAAATTGAACTTGACCATAGAAGACGGTCAGGAAGAAGATATGAAAGAGCGTCTTGCCCAAATCTATAAAGAAAAAGAACTGGCACTAAAAGAAGAAGCATATGAAAAAGCGGCGGTTCTGCGTGATGAAGAAGAAAAATTGGAAAAGTCCTTGCAATCTGGAGAAAATTCAGTCAAACCAATCGTTACCGTCGAGGATATTCAAGTCATCATTGAACAAAAAACCGGTATACCTGTAGGTAAGTTACAGGAGGATGAGCAAGAAAGAATGATTCATCTTCAAGCGGAACTTATGAAAAAAGTCATTGGTCAGGAAGAGGCCGTTAAAAAGGTTGCAAAAGCCGTCCGCAGAAGTCGTGCAGGTTTAAAATCCAAAAACCGTCCTACCGGTTCTTTCCTTTTCGTTGGTCCAACTGGAGTAGGTAAAACAGAATTGGCAAAAACTCTTGCAGAGGAATTGTTTGGAGATAAAGAAGCGATGATTCGTCTAGACATGAGTGAGTTCATGGAGAAACATAGTGTTTCCAAGTTAATTGGTTCACCTCCTGGATACGTTGGACACGAGGAAGCAGGACAGCTAACTGAAAAAGTTCGTCGTAAACCTTACAGTATTATTTTATTGGATGAGATTGAAAAGGCACATCCAGATGTTATGCATATGTTCCTGCAAATTCTAGAAGATGGGCGGTTGACGGATAGTCAAGGCCGAACTGTTACTTTTAAAGACACTGTGATTATCATGACAAGTAATGCTGGTGTCGGAGAAAAACAGAAAGTAATGGGATTCGGTACAAGTACAGCCGTGGAAGAGGCGTCCATTCTGCAGTCGTTGGGCAGTTTCTTCAAGCCGGAATTCCTGAACAGATTTGATAGCATCATTGAATTCTCAGCATTGAAGAAGGAAGATCTTCTGCAAATCGTTGATATCATGATTTCTGAACTTGACGAAACACTTTCTGCACAAGAATTAACATTAGTCGTGACAGATGAAGCAAAACAAAAACTGATTGAATTAGGATACCATCCAACATTCGGGGCTAGACCGCTTCGTCGAGTCATTCAGGAACAACTCGAAGACGGCATCACCGACTTTATCTTTGAGCAGCCTGAAGTGAAGAACTTTACTGCAATTGTTGAAGATAACCATATGAAAATTATTAAAACACCATAAAGAGTACTAGAAATGCCTCCAAGACCGTAAAACTGTTATGGAGGCATTTTTTTATCTTTTTTAAGGTTTTCCTGATTATCTTTATTCTTCAGAGCCTATAATAGGTTAGAAATTTAAGGGAAACAAATTGATTCATTACAATTCTAATAATCCGGAAACGGATTTCAGAATTTTCTCCATAGATTTTTTGTGCGAATGTTTTTAAGCGTCATTCCGGTGGAATCATAGGTATAGGGGATTAAATAGTGTATGATAAAGCCTATTCTTTACAAGGCATATGAAAAAATATATTAAATAAATTCCTGTTTTGGAATGGGAATTTCAATGGAGGAATGACCTATTAATGATTCACTTTCTTATTTTGAAGAGGAAAATACCAATAATCGAAAACCTACTGATAAAGAAACGGAAAATCAGTTGGAATCCCTGTCCACTGCCAATATTCATTCACTAAACCCGGCAGAATTGGATCAGCTATATTTCTTTGAAGGAAAAGACTTAGGAAATTCCTATCATAAAGATAAAACGGCATTCAGGTTATGGTCCCCCGTTGCATCTGAAGTTAAGCTTGTCACTTATGAACATTGGGATGATTCCAATGGAATGGAAATTGAAATGGATCGTTCGGAAAAGGGAACCTGGACAGTTGAATTAACCGGTGATCAGGATGGATTGATTTATACATACAAGGTGAAAGTCGGAGAAATCTGGAGTGAAGCTGTAGATCCTTATGTTCGTGCAGTCACTGTCAATGGAGATAAGGGAGTCGTAATAAATTTAGCGGACACGAATCCACAAAAGTGGACCCGGAATAAACCACCGCTCGGAAAAGCAGAGGACATCATCATCTACGAATTGCATACCAGAGATTTGTCGATTCATCCTGAAAGTGGAATTCAACATAAAGGAAAATTCTTAGGAGTAATTGAAAGTGGCACTAAAGGCCCGAATGGGGTGAAAACGGGTCTGGATCATATTAAAGATTTAGGTGTAACCCATGTACAATTCATCCCCATATTCGATTTTGCTACCGTCAATGAAAAAAAATTAAATGAACCGCAATATAATTGGGGATATGATCCTCAGAATTATAACGCTCCAGAGGGTTCATACTCAACTGATCCCTATCAACCAAAAGTAAGGATCCGGGAGTTGAAGGAAATGATCCAAGGCTTACATGATCAGGGACTGCGTGTGATCATGGATGTGGTATACAATCACGTTTATTCGGTGGCTGATTCAAACTTCAATAAACTGGTACCCACCTACTTTTTTCGCTATAACGCCGACGGTACATTATCGAATGGCACTGGTGTTGGAAATGACACGGCCTCTGAACATAAAATGATGCGTAAATTTATCGTTGAATCCGTCACCTATTGGGCGAAAGAATTCAACCTCGATGGCTTCCGTTTTGATTTAATGGGGATTCATGATGTGGAAACGATGAATGAAGTGAAAAAAGCACTTGTGGAAATTGATCCCACCATCATTGTTTTAGGCGAAGGCTGGGATATGAATACCCCATTGGCCCAAGATCAAAAAGCGAATCAAAAAAACGCACGTAAAATGCCTGGCATCGCACATTTTAATGATACTATCCGGGATGGGTTAAAAGGATTCGTGATGAACGCGCATGATAAAGGATTTATTAATGGTAAGCCAGGTATGGAGGATATTATAAGAAAAAGTATCGCTGCCGGATTGAAATACGATGATCATATTGCATCCTATCAAAAACCAGATCAAGTCATCAATTATGTTGAAGCGCATGATAATTTCACCTTATGGGATAAACT
This window encodes:
- a CDS encoding metal-dependent hydrolase; the protein is MNGTAHMALGATVGFLTANTLQTDPTTTLFLVGIGGVSGLMPDMDIDGKLSNRITFSHKFIRTIAQTIGILMIIYSLLEGSGTEKWIGVGAGIGIIIISSFITQRHMLTLTGLAVLGGGLSLQESWLWLLGVYIILASFTAHRSYTHSIAGIAFFGIIAFQFEAFMGIDGIFTTCLLGYISHLIADMKFLPFNKRGVKLFLPFFSKEF
- a CDS encoding C40 family peptidase; this encodes MFKKIVVGLSLAIMLALVSFAGDQAEAASYHTKAIKVAKSELGTKYKMGGISSSGFDCSGLVKYSYQKAGKNLPRTAADIYKKGTKVKTLQKGDLMFFAPNKAKKPTHVAIYIGDNQFIHSSSSKGVSYAKTNNSYWKPKFIGAKRI
- a CDS encoding ATP-dependent Clp protease ATP-binding subunit, coding for MLCEKCHVNHANINVHLNMNGQEHDVKLCSTCYKEERNKLGAAMGGMNTGKFQYNGSPNSFNPFNYNEVPQPDSVQDEDEGLLEEYGHNLTDAAKAGLIDPVIGRNEEIKRVIEVLNRRNKNNPVLIGEPGVGKTAIAEGLALAIVEGSVPVKLRNKLVYMLDIASLVTNTGIRGQFEERMKQLIGELQERKNVILFIDEIHQIVGAGSAEGSMDAGNILKPALARGELQLVGATTLSEYRKIEKDGALERRFQPVHVNEPTTAEALVILRGLKDSYESYHGVTYSEEALKAAVELSNRYIQDRFLPDKAIDLMDEAGSKLNLTIEDGQEEDMKERLAQIYKEKELALKEEAYEKAAVLRDEEEKLEKSLQSGENSVKPIVTVEDIQVIIEQKTGIPVGKLQEDEQERMIHLQAELMKKVIGQEEAVKKVAKAVRRSRAGLKSKNRPTGSFLFVGPTGVGKTELAKTLAEELFGDKEAMIRLDMSEFMEKHSVSKLIGSPPGYVGHEEAGQLTEKVRRKPYSIILLDEIEKAHPDVMHMFLQILEDGRLTDSQGRTVTFKDTVIIMTSNAGVGEKQKVMGFGTSTAVEEASILQSLGSFFKPEFLNRFDSIIEFSALKKEDLLQIVDIMISELDETLSAQELTLVVTDEAKQKLIELGYHPTFGARPLRRVIQEQLEDGITDFIFEQPEVKNFTAIVEDNHMKIIKTP